Proteins encoded in a region of the Larimichthys crocea isolate SSNF chromosome XVI, L_crocea_2.0, whole genome shotgun sequence genome:
- the LOC104926868 gene encoding flocculation protein FLO11 isoform X1 — MANEATVKTSCIQESQEADECRENIPPAVTAAAGMSKFKVQEGDVGFSFTQPCGENEPLSDACTFSTPAPTSSTGQGKVKSRLSGLQSALTPILKYLNIGNKCPSPEPLKHGNNPHLKSQHPSSDFSTCHTGPSSGDTKAPVCWLNDEYLPEITLLDITGDSMMQVTKNDSALSDSVPTTPVTAASVKTTFIRQNKTMDQSKVSSPKVESDPIDQASSGSKNTTETSLVRNQNSSKTKPPFKQNDKITVTETCLTDRTTTDKPSPPKVCNANEVRLHELLKQNATSSSEDPNDKIADIPESIDAPLRWLDDRYFPEITLLEVTRDSEFSPGMEVSSMNVTQDTSPLQNDMTPSELSEKVAAEPGTLDMIQSQDLSSTLEGNVTHTISSFSEQSDKCVGENTQKASLEGTRDISMSSGLEDSEPSLEPSGQNMAKIQTSAEDTDTHPANVTRDISSSSDMSVQCAASQLSASDVECNTTSENITSELQGEPAVTSNTVEGNNDELLSSQDAELSSKVQQLSPKPTGSVNNTLTVAMQSNMSVSTSVNTAAQIPCPQNKTLDLPPSNVNSPKAESDTKDLAISVSKNTSGPAPVVDPNCSPANANGSCNVQNVTFDRNSLHKSSGSSILGEAVAGTFCLQNTFDTKSPVKQNGTITVSETSSSDGHLNTLDKLSPPKACNLTSSPKDNNSEVNPPEISKHNEATASTDPDAKTVDTPEGTFEANPAVEVASGAGRGETKDHSQLGLSMRDGLSDSLGHQSMDLEDNKVNTFNLDDTLDLKADALITSTPMTNCKIFNFHTERQEGRIIGAQKKLYGDGPRKPDGGQAPSDVPPNIVCDRKTFLTQTAPKYLLPPVKAASHLLKYKPASLLPGRFDPVTSGLPMTRQRTQAEALRNTAASDAPRVTTGISAPYNLRASTTGSKQPNLGLRKPQLSGIPSGIQRAAPGLKPPSARINAQLSSSTEKLCGPPATNTTTKISQAKKHALTRGEALPIAKRKKIDAPLPCGGAAASTSSCDAAHKTKNLKPPTTSQRSLPAKIQRDDTAVRASTAEPSTCNAVSRAKALKQPVTSHRAALPKPQSHGCAKCAVLEQQLKLKSEEIKRLKEELLKYRKPEEEC, encoded by the exons ATGGCCAATGAGGCGACAGTGAAAACCTCATGTATTCAAGAAAGTCAGGAAGCTGATGAATGCCGTGAAAATATTCCACCAGCAGTCACTGCTGCGGCTGGCATGTCAAAGTTCAAGGTCCAAGAAGGAGATGTAGGATTTTCCTTTACACAGCCATGTGGAGAAAATGAGCCTCTCTCTGACGCCTGTACCTTTTCAACTCCAGCACCAACGAGCAGCACTGGTCAAGGCAAGGTAAAGTCACGGCTCTCTGGTCTCCAGTCTGCTTTAACGCCaattttaaaatacttaaatattGGCAACAAATGCCCATCTCCAGAGCCtttaaaacatggaaacaaTCCTCATCTGAAGAGCCAACATCCCAGCTCAGATTTCTCCACTTGTCATACTGGTCCATCATCAGGTGACACAAAAGCTCCTGTGTGCTGGCTGAATGACGAATACCTGCCTGAAATTACTCTCCTTGATATTACGGGTGACTCTATGATGCAAGTGACCAAAAACGATTCAGCTCTTTCGGACAGCGTCCCCACTACACCTGTAACAGCTGCATCTGTGAAGACCACATTTATCCGTCAGAACAAGACAATGGATCAGTCTAAAGTTAGTAGTCCTAAGGTGGAGAGTGACCCCATAGATCAGGCTAGTTCAGGCTCTAAGAACACCACTGAAACCTCCCTTGTTAGGAATCAGAATAGTTCAAAAACTAAACCACCTTTCAAACAGAATGACAAAATaactgtgacagaaacatgCTTAACTGACCGGACTACTACGGACAAGCCCTCTCCTCCTAAGGTCTGTAATGCTAATGAAGTTCGCCTTCATGAACTGTTGAAACAAAATGCGACCTCATCTAGTGAAGACCCTAATGACAAGATTGCTGACATCCCTGAGAGCATAGATGCTCCTCTGCGCTGGTTGGATGACAGATACTTCCCTGAAATTACTCTTCTTGAAGTTACACGTGATTCAGAGTTTTCACCAGGAATGGAAGTATCCTCCATGAACGTCACACAGGATACTTCACCACTGCAAAACGACATGACTCCTTCAGAGCTTAGTGAAAAAGTGGCGGCAGAGCCTGGCACTCTGGACATGATTCAAAGTCAAGATTTGTCCAGTACTCTTGAAGGAAATGTCACGCACACCATAAGCTCCTTTAGCGAACAGTCTGATAAGTGTGTGGGTGAAAACACCCAGAAAGCTTCCTTGGAAGGAACTCGGGATATTTCTATGAGCAGTGGTTTGGAAGACAGTGAGCCATCGCTGGAGCCCAGTGGACAAAACATGGCGAAGATTCAAACATCAGCTGAGGACACAGATACCCACCCTGCTAATGTTACCCGCGACATAAGCTCTTCAAGTGACATGTCTGTTCAGTGTGCTGCATCACAGCTCTCTGCTTCAGACGTGGAGTGCAACACCACATCAGAGAACATCACCTCTGAGCTGCAGGGTGAACCTGCAGTGACTTCTAACACCGTGGAAGGCAACAATGACGAGCTACTTAGCAGCCAAGACGCTGAGTTGAGCAGCAAGGTGCAACAACTAAGCCCCAAACCAACTGGATCTGTGAATAACACATTGACCGTTGCCATGCAGTCCAATATGAGTGTTTCTACCAGTGTAAACACTGCTGCTCAAATACCGTGCCCTCAGAATAAGACACTGGATCTTCCCCCATCTAATGTAAACAGTCCCAAGGCGGAGAGTGACACTAAAGATCTGGCAATTTCAGTATCCAAAAACACCTCTGGCCCGGCCCCCGTTGTTGATCCAAACTGCTCACCTGCAAATGCAAATGGTTCATGTAATGTGCAGAATGTCACTTTTGACAGGAATTCTCTTCATAAATCCAGCGGCAGCAGTATTTTAGGAGAAGCTGTTGCTGGAACCTTTTGCCTTCAGAACACTTTCGATACTAAATCTCCTGTTAAGCAGAATGGCACAATTACGGTGTCGGAAACAAGTTCAAGTGACGGTCACCTGAACACTTTGGACAAGCTCTCTCCTCCGAAGGCCTGTAATCTGACGAGTAGCCCTAAGGACAACAATTCTGAGGTCAACCCTCCCGAAATCTCAAAACATAATGAGGCTACAGCAAGTACAGATCCTGATGCCAAGACGGTTGACACCCCAGAGGGCACGTTTGAAGCTAATCCAGCCGTGGAAGTAGCTTCTGGAGCTGGTCGAGGCGAGACTAAGGACCATTCGCAGTTAGGTCTGTCTATGAGAGATGGTCTTTCTGACTCTTTGGGCCATCAGAGCATGGACCTGGAGGATAACAAAGTAAACACATTCAATTTGGATGATACCCTGGATTTAAAGGCAGACGCTTTAATAACTTCAACACCCATGACTAACTGCAAAATCTTCAACTTCCACACTGAACGACAAGAGGGCAGAATCATAGGGGCACAGAAAAAACTGTATGGCGACGGTCCACGTAAGCCAGATGGTGGTCAGGCGCCATCAGACGTTCCACCAAACATCGTCTGTGACCGAAAAACGTTCTTGACGCAGACTGCGCCTAAATACCTTTTGCCTCCTGTGAAAGCTGCATCCCATTTGTTGAAATACAAGCCAGCCTCCTTACTTCCAGGAAGGTTTGACCCGGTGACATCAGGCCTGCCCATGACGAGACAAAGAACCCAAGCCGAAgctttgagaaacactgctgctTCTGATGCCCCCCGAGTG ACCACAGGAATATCAGCCCCCTACAACTTGCGTGCATCAACAACAG GATCCAAGCAACCCAATCTCGGCTTGCGGAAACCACAGTTGAGTGGCATACCATCAGGCATCCAGAGAGCTGCTCCAGGTCTGAAGCCGCCATCAGCAAGAATCAACGCACAACTTTCTTCAAGCACTGAGAAACTCTGTGGACCTCCAG CTACTAACACCACGACGAAGATTTCACAGGCAAAGAAGCATGCCTTAACCAGAGGTGAAGCTCTACCAATAGctaagaggaagaaaatag ATGCTCCCTTACCCTGCGGTGGTGCTGCAGCTTCAACATCTTCCTGTGATGCtgcacacaaaaccaaaaacctgAAACCACCCACAACCAGTCAGAGATCTTTGCCAGCTAAAATCCAAAGAGATG ACACTGCCGTGAGAGCCAGTACTGCTGAACCATCGACATGTAATGCTGTTAGCAGAGCCAAAGCCCTGAAGCAGCCTGTAACCAGCCATAGAGCTGCACTACCTAAACCCCAAAGCCATG GTTGTGCCAAATGTGCCGTGCTTGAACAGCAACTCAAACTGAAATCGGAAGAAATAAAGAGACTGAAAGAAG aACTGCTGAAGTACAGGAAACCAGAGGAAGAGTGCTGA
- the LOC104926868 gene encoding flocculation protein FLO11 isoform X2 has product MANEATVKTSCIQESQEADECRENIPPAVTAAAGMSKFKVQEGDVGFSFTQPCGENEPLSDACTFSTPAPTSSTGQGKVKSRLSGLQSALTPILKYLNIGNKCPSPEPLKHGNNPHLKSQHPSSDFSTCHTGPSSGDTKAPVCWLNDEYLPEITLLDITGDSMMQVTKNDSALSDSVPTTPVTAASVKTTFIRQNKTMDQSKVSSPKVESDPIDQASSGSKNTTETSLVRNQNSSKTKPPFKQNDKITVTETCLTDRTTTDKPSPPKVCNANEVRLHELLKQNATSSSEDPNDKIADIPESIDAPLRWLDDRYFPEITLLEVTRDSEFSPGMEVSSMNVTQDTSPLQNDMTPSELSEKVAAEPGTLDMIQSQDLSSTLEGNVTHTISSFSEQSDKCVGENTQKASLEGTRDISMSSGLEDSEPSLEPSGQNMAKIQTSAEDTDTHPANVTRDISSSSDMSVQCAASQLSASDVECNTTSENITSELQGEPAVTSNTVEGNNDELLSSQDAELSSKVQQLSPKPTGSVNNTLTVAMQSNMSVSTSVNTAAQIPCPQNKTLDLPPSNVNSPKAESDTKDLAISVSKNTSGPAPVVDPNCSPANANGSCNVQNVTFDRNSLHKSSGSSILGEAVAGTFCLQNTFDTKSPVKQNGTITVSETSSSDGHLNTLDKLSPPKACNLTSSPKDNNSEVNPPEISKHNEATASTDPDAKTVDTPEGTFEANPAVEVASGAGRGETKDHSQLGLSMRDGLSDSLGHQSMDLEDNKVNTFNLDDTLDLKADALITSTPMTNCKIFNFHTERQEGRIIGAQKKLYGDGPRKPDGGQAPSDVPPNIVCDRKTFLTQTAPKYLLPPVKAASHLLKYKPASLLPGRFDPVTSGLPMTRQRTQAEALRNTAASDAPRVTTGISAPYNLRASTTGSKQPNLGLRKPQLSGIPSGIQRAAPGLKPPSARINAQLSSSTEKLCGPPATNTTTKISQAKKHALTRDAPLPCGGAAASTSSCDAAHKTKNLKPPTTSQRSLPAKIQRDDTAVRASTAEPSTCNAVSRAKALKQPVTSHRAALPKPQSHGCAKCAVLEQQLKLKSEEIKRLKEELLKYRKPEEEC; this is encoded by the exons ATGGCCAATGAGGCGACAGTGAAAACCTCATGTATTCAAGAAAGTCAGGAAGCTGATGAATGCCGTGAAAATATTCCACCAGCAGTCACTGCTGCGGCTGGCATGTCAAAGTTCAAGGTCCAAGAAGGAGATGTAGGATTTTCCTTTACACAGCCATGTGGAGAAAATGAGCCTCTCTCTGACGCCTGTACCTTTTCAACTCCAGCACCAACGAGCAGCACTGGTCAAGGCAAGGTAAAGTCACGGCTCTCTGGTCTCCAGTCTGCTTTAACGCCaattttaaaatacttaaatattGGCAACAAATGCCCATCTCCAGAGCCtttaaaacatggaaacaaTCCTCATCTGAAGAGCCAACATCCCAGCTCAGATTTCTCCACTTGTCATACTGGTCCATCATCAGGTGACACAAAAGCTCCTGTGTGCTGGCTGAATGACGAATACCTGCCTGAAATTACTCTCCTTGATATTACGGGTGACTCTATGATGCAAGTGACCAAAAACGATTCAGCTCTTTCGGACAGCGTCCCCACTACACCTGTAACAGCTGCATCTGTGAAGACCACATTTATCCGTCAGAACAAGACAATGGATCAGTCTAAAGTTAGTAGTCCTAAGGTGGAGAGTGACCCCATAGATCAGGCTAGTTCAGGCTCTAAGAACACCACTGAAACCTCCCTTGTTAGGAATCAGAATAGTTCAAAAACTAAACCACCTTTCAAACAGAATGACAAAATaactgtgacagaaacatgCTTAACTGACCGGACTACTACGGACAAGCCCTCTCCTCCTAAGGTCTGTAATGCTAATGAAGTTCGCCTTCATGAACTGTTGAAACAAAATGCGACCTCATCTAGTGAAGACCCTAATGACAAGATTGCTGACATCCCTGAGAGCATAGATGCTCCTCTGCGCTGGTTGGATGACAGATACTTCCCTGAAATTACTCTTCTTGAAGTTACACGTGATTCAGAGTTTTCACCAGGAATGGAAGTATCCTCCATGAACGTCACACAGGATACTTCACCACTGCAAAACGACATGACTCCTTCAGAGCTTAGTGAAAAAGTGGCGGCAGAGCCTGGCACTCTGGACATGATTCAAAGTCAAGATTTGTCCAGTACTCTTGAAGGAAATGTCACGCACACCATAAGCTCCTTTAGCGAACAGTCTGATAAGTGTGTGGGTGAAAACACCCAGAAAGCTTCCTTGGAAGGAACTCGGGATATTTCTATGAGCAGTGGTTTGGAAGACAGTGAGCCATCGCTGGAGCCCAGTGGACAAAACATGGCGAAGATTCAAACATCAGCTGAGGACACAGATACCCACCCTGCTAATGTTACCCGCGACATAAGCTCTTCAAGTGACATGTCTGTTCAGTGTGCTGCATCACAGCTCTCTGCTTCAGACGTGGAGTGCAACACCACATCAGAGAACATCACCTCTGAGCTGCAGGGTGAACCTGCAGTGACTTCTAACACCGTGGAAGGCAACAATGACGAGCTACTTAGCAGCCAAGACGCTGAGTTGAGCAGCAAGGTGCAACAACTAAGCCCCAAACCAACTGGATCTGTGAATAACACATTGACCGTTGCCATGCAGTCCAATATGAGTGTTTCTACCAGTGTAAACACTGCTGCTCAAATACCGTGCCCTCAGAATAAGACACTGGATCTTCCCCCATCTAATGTAAACAGTCCCAAGGCGGAGAGTGACACTAAAGATCTGGCAATTTCAGTATCCAAAAACACCTCTGGCCCGGCCCCCGTTGTTGATCCAAACTGCTCACCTGCAAATGCAAATGGTTCATGTAATGTGCAGAATGTCACTTTTGACAGGAATTCTCTTCATAAATCCAGCGGCAGCAGTATTTTAGGAGAAGCTGTTGCTGGAACCTTTTGCCTTCAGAACACTTTCGATACTAAATCTCCTGTTAAGCAGAATGGCACAATTACGGTGTCGGAAACAAGTTCAAGTGACGGTCACCTGAACACTTTGGACAAGCTCTCTCCTCCGAAGGCCTGTAATCTGACGAGTAGCCCTAAGGACAACAATTCTGAGGTCAACCCTCCCGAAATCTCAAAACATAATGAGGCTACAGCAAGTACAGATCCTGATGCCAAGACGGTTGACACCCCAGAGGGCACGTTTGAAGCTAATCCAGCCGTGGAAGTAGCTTCTGGAGCTGGTCGAGGCGAGACTAAGGACCATTCGCAGTTAGGTCTGTCTATGAGAGATGGTCTTTCTGACTCTTTGGGCCATCAGAGCATGGACCTGGAGGATAACAAAGTAAACACATTCAATTTGGATGATACCCTGGATTTAAAGGCAGACGCTTTAATAACTTCAACACCCATGACTAACTGCAAAATCTTCAACTTCCACACTGAACGACAAGAGGGCAGAATCATAGGGGCACAGAAAAAACTGTATGGCGACGGTCCACGTAAGCCAGATGGTGGTCAGGCGCCATCAGACGTTCCACCAAACATCGTCTGTGACCGAAAAACGTTCTTGACGCAGACTGCGCCTAAATACCTTTTGCCTCCTGTGAAAGCTGCATCCCATTTGTTGAAATACAAGCCAGCCTCCTTACTTCCAGGAAGGTTTGACCCGGTGACATCAGGCCTGCCCATGACGAGACAAAGAACCCAAGCCGAAgctttgagaaacactgctgctTCTGATGCCCCCCGAGTG ACCACAGGAATATCAGCCCCCTACAACTTGCGTGCATCAACAACAG GATCCAAGCAACCCAATCTCGGCTTGCGGAAACCACAGTTGAGTGGCATACCATCAGGCATCCAGAGAGCTGCTCCAGGTCTGAAGCCGCCATCAGCAAGAATCAACGCACAACTTTCTTCAAGCACTGAGAAACTCTGTGGACCTCCAG CTACTAACACCACGACGAAGATTTCACAGGCAAAGAAGCATGCCTTAACCAGAG ATGCTCCCTTACCCTGCGGTGGTGCTGCAGCTTCAACATCTTCCTGTGATGCtgcacacaaaaccaaaaacctgAAACCACCCACAACCAGTCAGAGATCTTTGCCAGCTAAAATCCAAAGAGATG ACACTGCCGTGAGAGCCAGTACTGCTGAACCATCGACATGTAATGCTGTTAGCAGAGCCAAAGCCCTGAAGCAGCCTGTAACCAGCCATAGAGCTGCACTACCTAAACCCCAAAGCCATG GTTGTGCCAAATGTGCCGTGCTTGAACAGCAACTCAAACTGAAATCGGAAGAAATAAAGAGACTGAAAGAAG aACTGCTGAAGTACAGGAAACCAGAGGAAGAGTGCTGA